A single Cupriavidus sp. D39 DNA region contains:
- a CDS encoding Ldh family oxidoreductase, which translates to MTAFRAEELEQLAANALRSAGASAAQAGPTAHALVQADLAGLPSHGVSRVPMYVAHLRHQRVNGDAQPTVARQTPGTTLIDAQAGFAFPACAQAVSAAIASAHECGIGAGVVTNSHHFGAAALHLDPVAQAGMIGIAMGNSPAAMPAWGGRTPLFGTNPIAAVFPRKDADPLVIDLSLSEVARGKIMVAAKQGKPIPLGWALDADGKPTTDAQAALRGSMLPAGGIKGAMLALLVETLIVSLAGAHFGAEADSFFEDAGNQPRIGQLFLAFNPGSFAGDAAYHARLEALIAAMLSDSGTRLPGTRRIDARAKARERGIEIPEALEKELRTLAKA; encoded by the coding sequence ATGACCGCCTTTCGGGCAGAAGAACTGGAACAACTCGCCGCGAACGCGCTGAGAAGCGCGGGTGCCAGCGCGGCGCAGGCAGGCCCCACCGCGCACGCGCTGGTGCAGGCCGACCTCGCCGGGCTGCCGTCGCACGGCGTATCGCGCGTGCCGATGTATGTGGCGCACCTGCGCCACCAGCGCGTGAACGGGGATGCCCAGCCCACGGTGGCGCGACAGACGCCCGGCACCACGCTGATCGACGCGCAAGCGGGCTTCGCCTTTCCCGCCTGCGCGCAGGCGGTCTCGGCCGCCATCGCCAGCGCCCACGAATGCGGCATTGGCGCCGGCGTGGTGACCAACAGCCACCACTTCGGCGCTGCGGCCCTGCATCTGGACCCGGTGGCGCAAGCCGGCATGATCGGCATCGCGATGGGCAACTCACCGGCAGCAATGCCGGCCTGGGGCGGCCGCACGCCGCTGTTCGGCACCAATCCGATCGCGGCAGTGTTTCCTCGCAAGGACGCCGATCCACTGGTCATCGACCTGTCGCTCTCGGAAGTCGCGCGCGGCAAGATCATGGTCGCCGCCAAGCAAGGCAAGCCCATCCCGCTGGGCTGGGCGCTCGATGCCGACGGCAAGCCCACCACCGATGCGCAGGCGGCACTGCGCGGTTCGATGCTGCCCGCGGGCGGCATCAAGGGTGCGATGCTTGCCCTGCTGGTGGAAACGCTGATCGTGTCGCTGGCCGGCGCCCACTTCGGCGCGGAAGCCGATTCCTTCTTCGAGGACGCCGGCAACCAGCCACGTATCGGCCAGTTGTTCCTGGCCTTCAATCCTGGCAGCTTCGCAGGAGATGCCGCTTACCACGCCCGCCTCGAAGCCCTGATCGCCGCCATGCTGTCGGACAGCGGCACCCGCCTGCCCGGCACACGGCGCATCGACGCGCGGGCCAAGGCGCGCGAGCGCGGCATCGAGATCCCCGAAGCCCTGGAAAAGGAGTTGCGCACGCTAGCCAAAGCCTGA
- a CDS encoding fumarate hydratase C-terminal domain-containing protein → MAHYELSTPVTEAQIRQLRVNDTVTLQQTLFGIRDATQIHMFDRGRKTRFDLCGHAVIHTAPNVRKVPASAEHPAGYQPVCIGTTTSDRMERFTRPLMTRNGVRMIVGKGGMREGSLEAFQELGGVYLAIIGGTAALETTWIEQIEDVDLDDLNPESLWRLRIRDFGPLLVAMDSHGNSLYTAVKQNTADQRAAVLASLGVAKP, encoded by the coding sequence ATGGCGCACTACGAACTCTCCACGCCCGTGACGGAGGCACAGATCCGTCAACTGCGCGTCAACGACACCGTGACCTTGCAGCAGACGCTGTTCGGCATCCGCGACGCCACGCAGATCCATATGTTCGACCGCGGCCGCAAGACGCGCTTCGATCTCTGCGGCCATGCGGTGATCCACACCGCGCCCAATGTGCGCAAGGTGCCCGCCAGCGCCGAGCATCCCGCCGGCTACCAGCCGGTCTGCATCGGCACCACCACCTCCGACCGCATGGAGCGCTTCACCCGCCCGCTGATGACGCGCAACGGCGTACGCATGATCGTCGGCAAAGGCGGCATGCGCGAAGGCTCGCTGGAGGCATTCCAGGAACTGGGCGGCGTGTACCTGGCGATCATCGGCGGCACGGCGGCGCTGGAGACCACGTGGATCGAGCAGATCGAGGACGTGGATCTGGACGACCTCAATCCCGAATCGCTGTGGCGCTTGCGCATCCGCGATTTCGGCCCGCTGCTGGTGGCCATGGACAGCCACGGCAACAGCCTTTACACGGCTGTCAAACAGAACACCGCCGACCAGCGCGCCGCCGTGCTGGCCAGCTTGGGAGTGGCAAAGCCATGA
- a CDS encoding fumarate hydratase, with the protein MNIDLSLLENAARELYIRALKILPPDVKDGIAQLQENETSATARSVLATMSKNIRIAEETDNLLCQDTGVPIYNMTIGTGIAVDGHAFKQAIRRGCERATREHPLRSSVVHPLTRKNNHTSCGIEVPVIHIDFDDTPGRMTLEMVPKGSGSENNSFLKMAIPAEGMDAIKTFVIDSVIAAGGKTCPPTIVGVGLGGTSDLCVALAKRAATRALGTQCADPDGAALEAELSRAVNQLGVGPQGLGGDATAFAVHIELASTHITMNPIAVNMQCHSARRASATFTAGGISYGF; encoded by the coding sequence ATGAACATTGATCTCTCCCTACTGGAAAACGCGGCCAGGGAACTGTATATCCGCGCGCTGAAAATACTGCCGCCCGACGTCAAGGACGGCATCGCACAACTGCAGGAGAACGAAACCTCCGCCACGGCACGCAGTGTCCTTGCCACCATGAGCAAGAACATCCGCATCGCGGAGGAGACCGACAACCTGCTGTGCCAGGACACCGGCGTGCCCATCTACAACATGACGATCGGCACCGGCATCGCGGTCGACGGGCATGCCTTCAAGCAGGCCATCCGCCGCGGCTGCGAGCGCGCCACGCGCGAGCACCCGCTGCGGTCTTCCGTGGTGCATCCGCTGACCCGCAAGAACAACCACACGTCTTGCGGCATCGAGGTGCCGGTGATCCACATCGACTTCGACGACACGCCCGGGCGCATGACGCTGGAGATGGTGCCCAAGGGCAGCGGCTCGGAGAACAACTCCTTTCTCAAGATGGCGATCCCCGCCGAAGGCATGGATGCCATCAAGACCTTCGTCATCGACAGCGTGATCGCCGCCGGCGGCAAGACCTGCCCGCCGACCATCGTCGGCGTGGGCCTGGGCGGCACCTCGGACCTGTGCGTGGCGCTGGCCAAGCGCGCCGCCACGCGCGCGCTCGGCACGCAATGCGCCGACCCCGACGGCGCCGCGCTGGAAGCGGAGCTGTCGCGCGCCGTGAACCAGCTCGGGGTCGGCCCGCAGGGCCTGGGCGGCGATGCGACTGCCTTCGCGGTGCATATCGAGCTGGCCTCGACGCATATCACGATGAACCCCATTGCCGTCAACATGCAGTGCCATTCCGCGCGGCGCGCAAGTGCCACCTTCACTGCTGGCGGCATCAGCTACGGATTCTGA
- a CDS encoding LysR family transcriptional regulator: MPSIRTLKTFLAVARCGTFAAAGKQIGLTPAAVGLQIRALEEDLNCQLFDRNARAAILNPAGRGLVPELEALVQRYEALACGRDDGLSGTVAIGALVSVLMGAFADALWAIKQEHPRLDVRLFAGLSADFALKVEHGELDAAVVTRSPRPLARNLVWTELYTEPMVLIVPRHPHFFLPDDSREMLAEAPFIRFEPGTWTGNLVQEVLDQCGVTVNESMQLNSNEAIIELVRQGFGVSIVPQLANVTWEGDRLLRLVPLDGVDVRRRVGLLERTTHARLAFTDVIKGYFRQSGAIRGGRQPEAARDERAAS; the protein is encoded by the coding sequence ATGCCTTCCATCCGCACCCTCAAGACGTTCCTCGCTGTGGCACGGTGCGGGACGTTTGCCGCGGCGGGCAAGCAGATCGGGCTGACGCCCGCCGCGGTCGGATTGCAGATCCGCGCGCTGGAAGAAGACCTGAACTGCCAGCTGTTCGACCGCAACGCGCGCGCGGCCATTCTCAATCCCGCCGGCCGCGGCCTGGTGCCGGAGCTGGAGGCGCTGGTGCAACGATACGAAGCACTGGCCTGCGGACGCGATGACGGCCTCTCGGGAACGGTAGCGATCGGCGCCCTGGTGTCGGTACTGATGGGCGCGTTCGCCGATGCCTTGTGGGCGATCAAGCAGGAGCATCCGCGCCTGGACGTGCGGCTCTTCGCCGGCCTCTCGGCCGATTTCGCGCTCAAGGTGGAACACGGCGAACTGGATGCCGCGGTGGTCACGCGCTCGCCGCGCCCGCTGGCAAGGAATCTGGTGTGGACCGAGCTATATACCGAGCCGATGGTGCTGATCGTGCCGCGCCACCCGCATTTCTTCCTGCCCGACGATAGCCGCGAGATGCTTGCCGAGGCGCCATTCATCCGCTTCGAGCCGGGCACGTGGACCGGCAACCTGGTGCAGGAGGTGCTGGACCAGTGCGGCGTGACCGTGAACGAGAGCATGCAGCTCAATTCGAACGAGGCGATCATCGAACTGGTGCGGCAGGGCTTCGGCGTCTCCATCGTGCCGCAGCTGGCCAACGTCACCTGGGAGGGCGACAGGCTGTTGCGCCTGGTGCCGCTCGACGGTGTCGACGTGCGTCGCCGCGTTGGCTTGCTGGAACGCACGACGCATGCGCGCCTGGCATTTACGGATGTCATCAAGGGATACTTCCGGCAAAGCGGTGCGATTCGCGGCGGCAGGCAGCCGGAGGCCGCACGCGATGAGCGTGCAGCCTCTTGA
- a CDS encoding Bug family tripartite tricarboxylate transporter substrate binding protein has translation MHCTFLRRIAGPSLLMLTLLAGPAAASSTPAAFPAKPVRYVVPFAAGGLTDISARQVGQYLAEEWKQPVVVENKPGGNANIGAEQVARASADGYTWLAVTLAHSSNVTLFPRLSFNMQKDLVPVARIASSPMMVVVPANSPIKSLKDLAEAAHKGRLTAGSSGNGTPPHLALALFERLTKTTITHVPYKGGTQSMTDLIGGQIDVVFSNFPESLQNVKGGKLRALAVTTRERHPLMPDVPTVAEAGFPDLIVENWTGLMMPAGTPQAVIDKVGNSVTSLLEVKGVRERIIASGFTPAPMASAAFTTYFNGEVARWAKLIKEQDIHAD, from the coding sequence ATGCATTGCACCTTCCTCCGGCGCATAGCCGGCCCGTCGCTGCTTATGCTCACGCTGCTTGCCGGACCGGCCGCAGCCAGCAGCACACCTGCAGCCTTCCCGGCCAAGCCGGTCCGCTATGTCGTTCCATTTGCCGCCGGAGGCCTCACCGATATCTCGGCGCGACAGGTCGGCCAGTACCTGGCCGAGGAATGGAAGCAGCCGGTGGTGGTGGAGAACAAGCCCGGCGGCAATGCGAATATCGGTGCCGAGCAGGTCGCCCGCGCCAGCGCCGACGGCTACACCTGGCTGGCGGTCACGCTGGCGCATTCGTCCAACGTCACGCTGTTTCCCCGCCTGTCATTCAATATGCAGAAGGACCTGGTGCCGGTGGCGCGCATCGCCTCGTCGCCGATGATGGTGGTGGTGCCTGCCAACTCGCCGATCAAGTCGCTGAAGGACCTGGCGGAAGCGGCGCATAAGGGCCGCCTGACCGCCGGCTCCAGCGGCAATGGCACGCCGCCGCACCTGGCGCTGGCACTGTTCGAACGACTCACCAAGACCACCATCACCCACGTGCCCTACAAGGGCGGCACGCAGTCCATGACCGACCTGATCGGCGGCCAGATCGACGTGGTGTTCTCCAACTTCCCTGAATCGCTGCAGAACGTCAAAGGTGGCAAGCTGCGCGCCCTAGCGGTGACGACGCGCGAGCGCCATCCGCTGATGCCGGATGTGCCGACGGTGGCCGAGGCCGGCTTTCCCGATCTCATCGTGGAGAACTGGACCGGCCTGATGATGCCGGCCGGCACGCCGCAGGCCGTGATCGACAAGGTTGGCAATTCGGTGACCAGCTTGCTGGAGGTCAAGGGCGTGCGCGAGCGCATCATCGCCAGCGGATTCACGCCGGCACCGATGGCCAGCGCGGCGTTCACCACCTACTTCAATGGCGAAGTGGCACGCTGGGCCAAGCTGATCAAGGAACAGGACATCCACGCCGACTAA
- a CDS encoding Bug family tripartite tricarboxylate transporter substrate binding protein: MNKKKTLRAAAFAAMLLCVGSLASADSAPARPITVVVPYSAGGDADLSARNLSVGVRNVTGETLVVVNKAGAGGAIGSQFVRDARPNGQTLLLGRVGAQAILPALQADLGYKWNEFTLLGLLELNPVVCVVRTAAAYKTLDDLLAAIRSQPGKLNYSTSGPGTVLNLTTQALLQSARLDKQAVVQVAYKGGGEATAAVLSSEVDFTCNNLTALIGNIKGGKLRALVTTSPQRLPDLPDVPTASETGHPRLEALNGWSALYGPPGMDPRLVEKWATVLPKVASDPQWKTGVLTIASIPMVMSPSETHKFVEAQVAMYEQLGKSLNIQLK, from the coding sequence ATGAACAAAAAGAAGACATTACGCGCGGCGGCATTCGCCGCGATGCTGCTCTGCGTCGGCAGCCTTGCATCGGCCGATAGCGCCCCCGCACGGCCGATTACCGTTGTGGTGCCTTACAGCGCCGGCGGGGATGCGGACCTGTCGGCACGCAACCTCTCCGTCGGGGTCAGGAACGTGACCGGCGAAACCCTGGTCGTCGTCAACAAGGCCGGGGCCGGCGGCGCCATCGGCTCGCAGTTCGTGCGCGACGCGAGGCCAAACGGGCAGACGCTACTGCTCGGGCGCGTCGGCGCGCAGGCGATCCTGCCGGCGCTGCAGGCCGACCTGGGCTACAAGTGGAATGAATTCACGCTGCTTGGCCTGCTGGAGTTGAACCCGGTAGTCTGCGTGGTCAGGACGGCAGCCGCCTACAAGACGCTGGACGACCTGCTCGCCGCCATCCGCAGCCAGCCCGGCAAGCTGAACTACAGCACCTCCGGCCCCGGCACGGTGCTGAACCTGACCACCCAGGCCTTGCTGCAATCGGCGCGGCTCGACAAACAGGCCGTGGTACAGGTCGCCTACAAGGGCGGCGGGGAAGCTACCGCGGCGGTGCTCTCCAGCGAGGTCGATTTCACCTGCAACAACTTGACCGCATTGATCGGCAATATCAAGGGCGGGAAACTGCGCGCGCTGGTGACCACCTCGCCGCAGCGCCTGCCGGACCTGCCCGACGTGCCGACCGCGAGCGAGACCGGCCATCCCCGGCTAGAAGCGCTCAACGGCTGGAGCGCCCTGTATGGCCCGCCTGGCATGGACCCGCGCCTGGTGGAAAAATGGGCGACGGTGCTGCCGAAGGTCGCGAGCGATCCGCAGTGGAAGACCGGGGTCCTGACCATTGCCTCGATCCCCATGGTCATGTCGCCATCCGAGACGCACAAGTTTGTCGAAGCCCAGGTTGCGATGTACGAGCAACTGGGCAAGTCCCTCAACATCCAGCTCAAATAG
- a CDS encoding succinate dehydrogenase — protein sequence MNKAISVGTQARLWYWQRISAMVLALCVVGHLIVIMVAVRGGLSGAEVLARTRGNWAFGVFYACFVLACAVHVPIGLMRVAEEWLAWRARSVVTAAWLFAAVLGLAGLRAVYAVVMP from the coding sequence ATGAACAAAGCCATATCGGTCGGTACCCAGGCCAGGCTGTGGTACTGGCAGCGCATCAGCGCCATGGTGCTGGCGCTGTGCGTGGTGGGGCATCTCATCGTCATCATGGTCGCCGTGCGCGGCGGACTCTCCGGCGCCGAGGTGCTGGCACGCACGCGTGGCAACTGGGCCTTCGGCGTCTTCTACGCCTGCTTCGTGCTGGCCTGCGCGGTGCATGTGCCGATCGGCCTGATGCGGGTCGCAGAGGAATGGCTGGCATGGCGTGCGCGCAGCGTGGTGACGGCGGCATGGCTGTTTGCCGCCGTGCTGGGCTTGGCGGGCCTGCGCGCCGTCTACGCGGTGGTGATGCCATGA
- a CDS encoding thiamine pyrophosphate-binding protein, which produces MAKSHRGADALAGTLAKAGVRRIFTLSGNHIMPVFDACLDAEIALIHTRHEAATVHMADAWSRITGEVGLAMVTGGPGHANAVSALYTAQMSESPLVLLSGHAPNSQRGFGAFQEMRQAEMAAPVTKASWASASADTVAADIALAMRIAQSGRPGPVHLSLPTDALENAATRAGELASIATPQEAPAFDARTASEVLAALAAARRPLILAGPAWLTARGRSCTAELEARTGIPVVGMESPRGNHDPSLGAFGQMLAQADCILLLGKRLDFTLKFGQSPSFAADCSFLQIDADDAELERSRRAAGARLQLARRADVGSAIAQLIACAAGRKQHDAWLEDVKAAIRYRPEAWKTASSTGALHPVQVCSPLQPVLDSHPEAVLISDGGEFGQWAQACLQAPHRVINGPAGAIGSALPMALAARVAKPDAPVIAMMGDGTTGFHIAEFDTAVRYGLSFVAVVGNDARWNAEYQIQLNCYGKDRLVGCELLPTRYDQVCAAFGGHGEFVQAPEQLLPAVQRAIASGRPACVNVQMEGLPAPVVARK; this is translated from the coding sequence ATGGCGAAGTCCCATCGCGGCGCCGATGCGCTGGCAGGCACGCTGGCCAAGGCCGGCGTCAGGCGCATATTCACCTTGTCGGGCAATCACATCATGCCGGTGTTCGACGCCTGCCTGGACGCGGAAATCGCGTTGATCCACACGCGGCATGAAGCCGCCACCGTGCACATGGCCGATGCGTGGTCGCGCATCACGGGCGAAGTCGGCCTGGCGATGGTCACCGGCGGGCCCGGCCACGCCAACGCGGTATCCGCGCTCTACACCGCGCAGATGTCGGAGTCGCCGCTGGTGCTGCTGTCGGGCCATGCGCCGAACAGCCAGCGCGGCTTTGGAGCCTTCCAGGAAATGCGGCAGGCCGAGATGGCCGCACCAGTCACCAAGGCGTCGTGGGCCAGCGCCAGCGCTGACACCGTTGCTGCCGATATCGCGCTGGCCATGCGCATCGCGCAATCCGGGCGGCCCGGCCCGGTGCACTTGAGCCTGCCCACCGATGCATTGGAGAATGCCGCGACCCGCGCCGGTGAACTTGCCTCGATCGCTACGCCGCAGGAAGCGCCTGCGTTCGATGCGCGGACAGCGTCCGAGGTGCTGGCGGCACTGGCAGCGGCAAGGCGCCCGCTGATCCTCGCCGGCCCCGCCTGGCTCACCGCGCGCGGGCGCAGCTGCACGGCGGAGCTGGAAGCGCGCACCGGCATTCCCGTCGTCGGCATGGAAAGCCCACGCGGCAATCACGATCCGAGCCTTGGCGCGTTCGGGCAGATGCTGGCGCAGGCCGACTGCATATTGCTGCTGGGCAAGCGCCTCGACTTCACGCTGAAGTTCGGCCAGTCTCCCTCCTTCGCGGCCGACTGCAGCTTCCTGCAGATCGATGCGGACGATGCCGAGCTGGAGCGCAGCCGCCGTGCGGCTGGCGCCCGCTTGCAGCTCGCGCGGCGCGCGGACGTCGGCAGCGCCATCGCGCAGCTGATCGCCTGCGCGGCCGGCCGGAAGCAGCATGACGCATGGCTTGAGGATGTGAAGGCTGCCATCCGCTATCGTCCCGAAGCATGGAAGACCGCATCGTCGACGGGCGCGCTGCACCCGGTCCAGGTGTGCAGTCCCCTGCAGCCGGTCCTGGACAGTCATCCGGAGGCGGTGCTGATCTCTGACGGCGGCGAATTCGGGCAGTGGGCGCAAGCCTGCCTGCAGGCGCCGCACCGCGTCATCAACGGGCCGGCGGGCGCCATCGGCAGCGCCCTGCCAATGGCGTTGGCGGCGCGGGTGGCCAAGCCGGACGCGCCGGTCATCGCCATGATGGGCGATGGCACCACGGGCTTTCATATCGCCGAGTTCGACACGGCGGTCCGCTACGGCCTGTCCTTCGTCGCCGTGGTCGGCAACGACGCGCGCTGGAACGCGGAGTACCAGATCCAGCTCAACTGCTACGGCAAGGACAGGCTGGTGGGATGCGAACTGCTGCCCACGCGATACGACCAGGTCTGCGCGGCATTTGGCGGACACGGTGAATTCGTGCAGGCGCCGGAGCAGCTGTTGCCAGCCGTGCAGCGCGCCATCGCATCGGGCCGGCCGGCCTGCGTCAATGTACAAATGGAAGGTCTGCCCGCGCCGGTCGTGGCACGCAAGTGA
- the sdhC gene encoding succinate dehydrogenase, cytochrome b556 subunit, translating to MRARNHAAYWAFLIHRLSGLALALFLPVHFWALGHAIRGEAALDGFLKLTDNPLFEAAEWGLVILLSLHMMGGIRLLLIEFRPWTGLRKDWVAFSLGAGLCTGLAFMLSLFS from the coding sequence ATGCGCGCGCGCAACCATGCCGCCTATTGGGCCTTCCTGATCCACCGGCTTTCCGGCCTCGCGCTGGCGCTGTTCCTGCCAGTGCATTTCTGGGCGCTCGGCCATGCCATCCGGGGCGAGGCGGCGCTCGACGGCTTCCTGAAACTCACCGACAACCCGCTGTTCGAGGCCGCCGAGTGGGGGCTGGTGATCCTGCTCTCGCTGCACATGATGGGCGGCATCCGGCTCCTTCTGATCGAGTTCCGGCCGTGGACGGGCCTGCGCAAGGACTGGGTCGCATTCAGTCTCGGTGCCGGGCTGTGCACCGGGCTGGCCTTCATGCTCTCGCTGTTTTCATAG
- a CDS encoding Bug family tripartite tricarboxylate transporter substrate binding protein, with protein MTPSPKSASRRRCLALCLGAAAVLAAGTAQADPWPTRPVTMIVPFAAGGSTDVLGRVIGQKLSEMWKQTVVVENRLGAGGAVGAQVTAKAAADGYTMMLASGSMFTVNPFIYQRLPYSAKDFTFITNVASGPMLVVVNPGVPARNLKELISLAKSQPGKLNFGSAGTGSQVHMAGEAFADAAGIDIAHVPYKGESLAYNDLMAGQLQLMVGNIAAASQFVKGGKLRALAVTGTERSPMLPDVPTVAEAGLTGMESVTGWFGFVMPAGTPPAIVSKVQQDTVKVLADPDTQARLLAQGMKPVGNTPQQLTAAIATESVRWEKIVKNRNLTAN; from the coding sequence ATGACACCTTCCCCGAAGTCCGCCAGCCGCAGGCGCTGCCTTGCCCTCTGCCTCGGCGCAGCTGCCGTGCTCGCAGCCGGCACCGCGCAGGCGGATCCATGGCCGACTCGCCCGGTCACGATGATCGTCCCGTTCGCCGCAGGCGGCAGCACGGATGTACTCGGCCGCGTGATCGGGCAGAAGCTGAGCGAGATGTGGAAGCAGACCGTGGTGGTCGAGAACCGTTTGGGCGCGGGCGGTGCCGTCGGTGCGCAGGTCACCGCCAAGGCGGCGGCCGACGGCTATACGATGATGCTGGCCTCGGGCAGCATGTTTACCGTCAACCCGTTCATCTACCAGCGTCTTCCCTACAGCGCCAAGGACTTCACCTTTATCACCAACGTGGCCAGCGGCCCGATGCTGGTCGTCGTCAATCCCGGTGTTCCCGCCAGGAACCTGAAGGAGCTGATCAGCCTGGCGAAGTCCCAGCCGGGCAAGCTCAACTTCGGCTCCGCGGGCACCGGCAGCCAGGTGCACATGGCGGGCGAGGCCTTTGCCGATGCCGCCGGCATCGACATCGCGCACGTGCCTTACAAGGGCGAATCGCTAGCCTACAACGACCTGATGGCGGGCCAGCTGCAGCTGATGGTGGGCAACATCGCGGCGGCCTCGCAGTTCGTGAAGGGCGGCAAGCTACGCGCGCTCGCGGTCACCGGCACCGAGCGCTCGCCCATGCTGCCCGATGTGCCGACCGTGGCTGAGGCCGGCCTCACGGGCATGGAGAGCGTAACCGGCTGGTTCGGCTTCGTGATGCCGGCTGGCACGCCGCCGGCGATCGTCAGCAAGGTGCAGCAGGACACGGTCAAGGTGCTGGCGGATCCCGACACCCAGGCACGGCTGCTCGCACAGGGCATGAAGCCGGTCGGCAATACCCCGCAGCAACTGACCGCGGCCATCGCCACGGAATCAGTGCGATGGGAAAAGATCGTCAAGAACCGCAACCTGACGGCCAACTGA
- a CDS encoding L-aspartate oxidase, protein MKTIKRLQTDVLILGSGGAGLFAALHAHQQAPELSITVAVKGLLGKCGCTRMVQGGYNVALAQGDSVERHFMDTVEGSKWLSDQELAWTLVTKAVERIHELENELGCFFDRNPDGTVHQKAFAGQTFDRTVHKGDLTGIEIINRLAEQVWSRGINRLEEHRAVELIRTPDGRSLSGVLMIDMRSGEFVFVQAKAVLLATGGGPTMYKFHTPSGDKSCDGLAMALRAGLPLRDMEMVQFHPTGLLAGKDTRMTGTVLEEGLRGAGGYLLNGDKERFMHNYDPRGERATRDIVSRGIYAEMRAGRISPNGGVYIQMGHLGPEKVRKQFKGMVERCGDCGFDLAGDLVEVVPTAHYMMGGVQFRPDCSTELHGLFAAGEDTGGVHGANRLGGNGVANSTVFGGIAGDSMAAWTRRNNTLRAPDEAAIAAAISAMEAPFGKQAGSLEPIREALFDCMWDHVGVMRTRDGLMRARERLAELEQMLKATGVADGHRAFNVTWHDWMNLSSLIGVSQVIVEAALSREDSRGAHFREDFPATGDLPGSSFTVVRQRDGMLQLTRSPVQFTRVAPGETILEEAA, encoded by the coding sequence ATGAAGACCATCAAGCGGCTGCAGACCGACGTGCTGATCCTCGGCTCCGGCGGCGCCGGCCTGTTCGCCGCGCTGCATGCGCACCAGCAGGCGCCGGAACTGTCCATCACCGTGGCCGTGAAGGGGCTGCTTGGCAAGTGCGGCTGCACCCGCATGGTCCAGGGCGGCTACAACGTGGCGCTGGCGCAGGGCGATTCGGTCGAGCGCCATTTCATGGACACCGTGGAAGGCAGCAAGTGGCTGTCCGACCAGGAGCTGGCGTGGACGCTGGTCACCAAGGCGGTCGAGCGCATCCACGAACTCGAGAACGAACTGGGTTGCTTCTTCGACCGCAACCCGGACGGCACGGTCCACCAGAAGGCCTTCGCCGGGCAGACCTTCGACCGCACCGTGCACAAGGGCGACCTGACCGGCATCGAGATCATCAACCGCCTGGCCGAGCAGGTCTGGAGCCGCGGCATCAACCGGCTGGAAGAACACCGCGCGGTCGAGCTGATCAGGACGCCGGATGGCAGGTCACTGTCCGGCGTGCTGATGATCGACATGCGCAGCGGCGAATTCGTGTTCGTGCAGGCCAAGGCCGTGCTGCTGGCCACCGGCGGCGGGCCGACCATGTACAAGTTCCACACGCCCTCGGGCGACAAGAGCTGCGACGGCCTGGCGATGGCGCTGCGCGCCGGCCTGCCCCTGCGCGATATGGAGATGGTGCAGTTCCACCCCACCGGGCTGCTGGCGGGCAAGGACACGCGCATGACCGGCACCGTGCTGGAAGAGGGCTTGCGCGGCGCCGGGGGCTACCTGCTCAACGGCGACAAGGAACGCTTCATGCACAACTACGATCCGCGCGGCGAACGCGCCACGCGCGACATCGTATCGCGCGGCATCTATGCCGAGATGCGCGCGGGCCGGATTTCGCCCAATGGCGGCGTGTATATCCAGATGGGGCACCTCGGCCCTGAGAAGGTGCGCAAGCAGTTCAAGGGCATGGTCGAGCGCTGCGGCGACTGCGGCTTCGACCTCGCCGGCGATCTCGTCGAGGTGGTACCCACCGCGCACTACATGATGGGCGGCGTGCAGTTCCGCCCCGACTGCAGCACCGAGCTGCACGGCCTGTTTGCCGCCGGCGAAGACACGGGCGGCGTGCATGGCGCGAACCGCCTGGGTGGCAACGGCGTCGCCAACTCAACCGTGTTCGGCGGCATCGCCGGCGACAGCATGGCCGCCTGGACGCGGCGCAACAACACGCTGCGCGCGCCCGACGAAGCCGCGATCGCCGCCGCCATCAGTGCCATGGAGGCCCCGTTCGGCAAACAGGCAGGCAGTCTCGAACCGATCCGCGAGGCGCTGTTCGATTGCATGTGGGACCACGTTGGCGTCATGCGCACGCGCGACGGCCTGATGCGGGCTCGCGAACGCCTGGCGGAACTGGAGCAGATGCTGAAGGCAACCGGCGTCGCCGATGGCCATCGCGCGTTCAACGTCACCTGGCACGACTGGATGAACCTGAGCAGCCTGATCGGCGTGAGCCAGGTCATCGTGGAAGCCGCCCTCTCCCGCGAGGATTCGCGCGGCGCGCATTTCCGCGAGGATTTCCCGGCCACGGGCGACCTGCCCGGGTCCAGCTTCACCGTGGTGCGCCAGCGCGACGGCATGCTGCAGCTGACCCGCTCTCCCGTGCAATTTACCCGCGTGGCTCCTGGTGAGACGATCCTGGAGGAGGCGGCCTGA